The Flexibacter flexilis DSM 6793 genome window below encodes:
- the recG gene encoding ATP-dependent DNA helicase RecG: MASQHFFDTKIEFLKGVGAQRAALLNTELGVFTFGDLLQKYPFRHEDRTVFHQIGRINEEMPAVQLKGILRNISKLGEGKSARLTATLHDHTGMVELVWFKGISWIEKILHEEQQYIVYGKPSLYGTKFNIPHPDIEPWNEQQNRPTYLHPVYNTTEKMKKRGLDSKMLTRIMQNLLKACYQHIPETLPQYVMEKQRLCSKMKAMIAIHFPKNNTELEQAKARLKFEELFYIQLKILKQKTTQKTVSQGFVFGKLASLHEFYKSHLPFDLTGAQKRVIREIHKDMTSGKQMNRLLQGDVGSGKTIVAFVCMLMAIDNQTQAGLMAPTEILAEQHYNGLKPFADALGLPMAKLTGSTKKKERTQILEQLAAGELKILVGTHALIEDSVQFETLGLCVIDEQHRFGVAQRAKLWQKNTHTPPHILVMTATPIPRTLAMTLYGDLDVSVIDELPPGRKPIKTVHRYDTDRLRVFGFMKEEIAKGHQVYVVYPLIDESEKLDYKDLTDGYESIARAFPAPDYQVSIVHGRMKAPERDFEMQRFINKETQIMVATTVIEVGVNVPNASVMVIESAERFGLSQLHQLRGRVGRGAEQSFCILMTGYKLSQDSKIRIRTMEQTNNGFEIADVDLQLRGPGDLMGTQQSGVLDLLIADLSKDAIVLQNARVCAEEILETDAALEQPEHESILHHINSLSKNTTLWSRIS; encoded by the coding sequence ATGGCTTCACAGCATTTTTTTGATACAAAAATAGAATTTTTGAAAGGCGTTGGGGCGCAGCGTGCGGCGTTGCTCAACACCGAATTAGGCGTGTTTACGTTCGGGGATTTGTTACAAAAATATCCGTTTCGGCACGAAGACCGCACGGTTTTTCATCAAATCGGGCGCATAAACGAGGAAATGCCCGCCGTACAACTCAAAGGTATTTTGCGCAATATCAGCAAGTTAGGCGAAGGAAAAAGTGCCCGACTGACCGCCACACTCCACGACCATACGGGCATGGTGGAACTGGTTTGGTTTAAGGGTATTAGTTGGATAGAAAAAATATTGCACGAGGAACAACAATACATCGTGTACGGGAAACCGTCGCTTTACGGGACAAAATTTAACATTCCGCACCCAGATATTGAGCCTTGGAACGAGCAACAAAACCGCCCCACGTACCTCCACCCTGTTTATAACACGACCGAAAAAATGAAAAAACGCGGCTTGGATAGCAAAATGCTTACGCGCATTATGCAAAATCTGCTCAAAGCCTGCTACCAACATATTCCCGAAACGTTGCCGCAATATGTCATGGAAAAACAACGGCTTTGCAGCAAGATGAAGGCCATGATTGCAATTCATTTTCCTAAAAATAATACAGAACTTGAACAGGCCAAAGCACGTCTAAAATTTGAGGAATTATTTTATATTCAACTCAAAATTTTAAAACAAAAAACCACACAAAAAACAGTAAGCCAAGGATTTGTGTTTGGGAAATTGGCTTCGTTGCATGAGTTTTACAAATCGCATTTGCCCTTTGATTTGACGGGTGCGCAAAAGCGCGTTATCCGCGAAATACACAAAGACATGACCAGCGGCAAGCAAATGAACCGACTGCTACAAGGCGACGTGGGAAGCGGCAAAACCATCGTGGCGTTTGTGTGTATGCTCATGGCCATCGACAACCAAACACAGGCTGGCCTGATGGCTCCGACCGAGATTTTGGCCGAGCAGCATTACAACGGTCTCAAACCTTTTGCCGATGCGCTGGGCTTGCCAATGGCCAAACTTACAGGCTCGACCAAGAAAAAAGAACGCACGCAAATATTAGAGCAATTGGCTGCGGGCGAACTAAAAATTTTGGTGGGAACGCACGCACTCATCGAAGACAGCGTACAATTTGAAACGTTGGGGCTGTGCGTGATAGACGAACAACACCGTTTTGGCGTGGCGCAACGTGCCAAACTTTGGCAAAAAAATACGCATACGCCACCGCATATTTTGGTAATGACGGCCACGCCGATTCCGCGCACGCTGGCCATGACCTTGTACGGGGATTTGGATGTGTCGGTGATTGATGAGTTGCCGCCTGGCCGCAAGCCCATCAAAACCGTGCATCGCTACGACACTGATCGCCTGCGCGTGTTTGGTTTTATGAAAGAAGAAATAGCCAAAGGCCACCAAGTTTATGTCGTTTATCCGTTGATTGATGAGTCAGAAAAGCTTGATTACAAAGATCTTACAGACGGATACGAAAGTATTGCGCGGGCATTTCCTGCACCCGACTACCAAGTAAGCATCGTGCATGGCCGCATGAAAGCACCCGAACGAGATTTTGAAATGCAGCGTTTTATCAATAAAGAAACGCAAATAATGGTGGCCACGACCGTGATTGAAGTGGGGGTAAACGTGCCGAACGCCTCGGTGATGGTGATAGAAAGTGCCGAACGCTTTGGGCTTTCGCAGTTGCACCAGTTGCGCGGACGCGTGGGGCGCGGCGCGGAGCAATCTTTTTGTATTTTGATGACGGGTTATAAGTTGAGTCAAGATAGCAAAATCCGTATCCGAACGATGGAGCAGACCAACAACGGTTTTGAGATTGCGGACGTGGATTTGCAGCTACGCGGGCCGGGCGATTTGATGGGAACGCAGCAAAGCGGCGTGCTGGATTTGCTTATTGCCGACCTCTCGAAAGATGCCATTGTGTTACAAAATGCGCGTGTGTGTGCCGAAGAGATTTTGGAGACAGATGCAGCACTGGAGCAGCCCGAACACGAATCTATTTTGCATCATATCAACTCTTTAAGTAAAAATACAACGCTGTGGAGCAGAATCAGTTGA
- a CDS encoding ATP-binding protein, giving the protein MVKEHTDHLERWQKQLTLVENKAFIFPQKEEEAIISLDATNVTSHINPKSSFGRAFYWSDTNNNEAFRHNPYKFKNTVRRKKRLRILLNTKEVQNNFNFSKTKYSEITNTYKSIFDNTAQGQIIIKPDMSIEAINDMALETIDKYFNLKLKKKDDLGAFRHHKGYNILATWFDDALNGNITQKELRLDLSQSKRVWIKLRVAPVYNRVKQICAIHLIGSDITTRKESERRLEENEAKLKAIFESSSDALIIVGDGLKMILDCNQRATKMFEKNIKGMSISVLSSEFCLKKNQKEIEKVLNESDVFLQELEYETASGRKFWGSTAVSTISIGHNKFKLVRIIDITERKQMEADLLAAKEKALALSQIKDQFLASVSHEIRTPLNGVVGAINLLDSNHALNPEQYTRTVKTLRFSAQHLLTLINDILDFNKIESNKVTLDTHNFNFNSLVREIAQTFTFRAQEKNIVLFTSFDTNIPKNLLGDSLRIVQIISNLLNNAIKFTPHGNVRICTRMQAETKENVCIKVEVADTGIGIASQNLDKIFDVFTQAENNTSRRFGGTGLGLAIVKRLLNLMGSDISVTSKEGEGSVFSFDIILPKSNSNSISDNNIFHNNKTSFAPLSEVRLLVAEDNEINRYVICNFLNEWSVQYDIAINGEEVLDWLDKGTYDMVLMDLQMPVMDGIETTKRIRDNSAISSTLPIIALTAATLPNTTDYLHENGIDDYLAKPFDAHQLYNLIYKWIKRKTTTTTNTTTTMPSEIKDIKIDFNKMLFACKGNLEEESKCLDMYLHYFEELSSNFERAVRANDTSKLSNWTHNIRPIMAIAGIDDANICVDLLKKSRGLAAEPTFNEAEFSQLHLQFKQLCGILLEQLYKRKQQTE; this is encoded by the coding sequence ATGGTAAAAGAGCATACTGATCACCTAGAAAGGTGGCAAAAACAATTAACCCTTGTAGAGAATAAGGCCTTTATTTTTCCTCAGAAGGAGGAGGAGGCCATCATTTCGTTAGATGCGACAAACGTAACGAGCCACATAAATCCCAAATCATCTTTTGGGCGAGCATTCTATTGGTCTGATACCAATAATAATGAGGCGTTTCGTCATAACCCTTACAAATTTAAAAATACTGTTAGGCGAAAAAAACGGCTTCGTATTTTGTTGAATACAAAAGAAGTGCAAAATAATTTCAATTTTTCGAAAACCAAATATTCAGAAATAACCAATACGTACAAGAGCATTTTTGATAATACAGCGCAGGGGCAAATTATTATTAAACCCGATATGAGCATTGAAGCCATTAATGATATGGCTTTAGAAACAATCGATAAATATTTTAATTTAAAACTAAAAAAGAAGGATGATTTAGGTGCTTTTAGGCATCACAAGGGGTACAATATATTGGCTACATGGTTTGACGATGCACTGAATGGGAATATCACTCAGAAGGAATTACGCTTGGATTTGTCTCAATCTAAAAGAGTTTGGATTAAATTACGCGTTGCGCCTGTCTATAATCGGGTTAAGCAAATATGTGCGATTCATCTAATCGGCAGCGACATTACAACCCGTAAGGAATCGGAAAGGCGTTTGGAAGAAAATGAAGCGAAATTAAAGGCAATTTTTGAAAGTTCTTCGGACGCACTTATCATCGTAGGAGACGGATTGAAAATGATATTAGACTGCAATCAGCGAGCCACCAAAATGTTTGAAAAAAACATAAAAGGAATGTCTATTAGCGTTTTGTCGTCAGAATTTTGTTTGAAAAAAAACCAAAAAGAAATAGAAAAGGTACTGAATGAGTCGGATGTTTTTTTGCAGGAATTAGAATACGAAACAGCGTCAGGGCGAAAGTTTTGGGGAAGTACGGCGGTGAGTACCATCTCTATAGGCCACAACAAATTTAAACTGGTTCGTATTATAGATATTACGGAGCGCAAACAAATGGAAGCTGACTTGTTGGCGGCTAAAGAAAAAGCGTTGGCTTTGAGCCAAATTAAAGACCAGTTTTTGGCATCGGTAAGCCACGAGATCCGTACGCCGCTCAATGGTGTAGTTGGTGCCATCAATTTATTGGATAGTAATCATGCACTTAATCCAGAACAATATACCCGAACGGTCAAAACTTTACGCTTTTCAGCGCAACATTTGCTTACGCTGATCAATGATATATTAGATTTTAATAAGATAGAATCCAATAAAGTTACATTAGACACACACAATTTTAATTTTAATTCACTTGTAAGAGAAATTGCCCAAACATTTACATTTAGAGCACAAGAAAAAAACATTGTTTTATTTACGTCCTTTGATACGAATATTCCTAAAAATTTGCTAGGAGATAGCCTTCGTATTGTTCAGATAATCAGTAATTTACTGAATAATGCGATAAAATTCACGCCGCATGGAAATGTGCGTATTTGTACGCGAATGCAGGCTGAGACAAAAGAAAATGTTTGTATAAAAGTAGAAGTTGCCGATACGGGCATTGGGATTGCCTCTCAGAATTTAGACAAAATTTTTGATGTGTTTACGCAAGCCGAAAATAATACTTCGAGGCGGTTTGGTGGTACAGGGCTGGGGCTGGCTATCGTAAAAAGACTCTTAAATTTGATGGGGAGCGACATCTCTGTAACGAGCAAAGAAGGGGAAGGCTCTGTTTTTTCTTTTGATATAATATTACCTAAAAGTAATAGTAATTCAATTAGTGATAACAATATTTTTCACAATAATAAAACGAGTTTTGCGCCTTTGTCCGAAGTACGCTTGCTGGTAGCTGAAGACAATGAGATAAATCGTTATGTGATTTGTAATTTCCTCAATGAATGGTCTGTACAATATGATATTGCTATCAATGGAGAGGAGGTTCTGGATTGGCTGGATAAAGGAACGTATGATATGGTGCTGATGGATTTGCAAATGCCTGTCATGGATGGAATAGAAACGACTAAACGTATCAGGGATAATTCGGCAATATCATCTACATTGCCAATTATAGCCCTAACCGCCGCCACTTTACCAAACACTACTGATTATTTGCACGAAAATGGAATAGATGATTATTTAGCAAAACCATTTGATGCTCATCAACTCTATAATCTTATTTATAAATGGATTAAGAGAAAAACTACTACAACTACGAACACTACTACAACTATGCCATCAGAAATTAAAGACATTAAAATTGACTTCAATAAAATGCTCTTTGCCTGCAAAGGTAATTTGGAGGAAGAATCAAAATGTTTGGATATGTATTTGCATTATTTTGAGGAGCTGTCCAGTAATTTTGAACGAGCAGTAAGAGCAAACGACACCTCAAAGCTGAGCAATTGGACGCATAACATCAGACCTATTATGGCTATTGCGGGTATTGATGATGCAAATATTTGCGTTGATTTATTAAAGAAATCGAGGGGTTTGGCTGCAGAGCCTACATTTAACGAAGCGGAATTTTCACAGCTACATCTGCAGTTTAAGCAGCTATGCGGCATTTTGTTAGAGCAACTTTATAAGCGAAAGCAACAGACTGAGTAG